Proteins co-encoded in one Oncorhynchus tshawytscha isolate Ot180627B unplaced genomic scaffold, Otsh_v2.0 Un_scaffold_1349_pilon_pilon, whole genome shotgun sequence genomic window:
- the si:dkey-229d11.5 gene encoding uncharacterized protein si:dkey-229d11.5 translates to MGRYSFQYMGRYSFQYMGRYSFQYMGRYSFQYMGRYSFQYMGRYSFQYSGEIFLSIYGEIFLSIYGEIFLSIYGEIFLSIYGEIFLSIYGEIFLSIYGEIFLSIYGEIFLSIYGRYSFQYMGRYSFQYMGDIPFNILGDIPFNIWGDIPFNIWGDIPFNIWGDIPFNIWGDIPFNIWEIFLSIYGEIFLSIYGEIFLSIYGEIFLSIYGEIFLSIYGEIFLSIWGDIPFNIWEIFLSIYGEIFLSIYGEIFLSIYGEIFLSIYGEIFLSIYGEIFLSIYGGRYSFQYMGRYSFQYMVRHSFQYMVRHSFQYMESYSFEYIVIYSIYKRQFP, encoded by the exons ATGGGGAGATATTCCTTTCAATATATGGGGAGATATTCCTTTCAATATATGGGGAGATATTCCTTTCAATATATGGGAAGATATTCCTTTCAATATATGGGAAGATATTCCTTTCAATATATGGGAAGATATTCCTTTCAATATTCTGGGGAGATATTCCTTTCAATATATGGGGAGATATTCCTTTCAATATATGGGGAGATATTCCTTTCAATATATGGGGAGATATTCCTTTCAATATATGGGGAGATATTCCTTTCAATATATGGGGAGATATTCCTTTCAATATATGGGGAGATATTCCTTTCAATATATGGGGAGATATTCCTTTCAATATATGGGAGATATTCCTTTCAATATATGGGGAGATATTCCTTTCAATATATGGGAGATATTCCTTTCAATATTCTGGGAGATATTCCTTTCAATATATGGGGAGATATTCCTTTCAATATATGGGGAGATATTCCTTTCAATATATGGGGAGATATTCCTTTCAATATATGGGGAGATATTCCTTTCAATATATGGGAGATATTCCTTTCAATATATGGGGAGATATTCCTTTCAATATATGGGGAGATATTCCTTTCAATATATGGGGAGATATTCCTTTCAATATATGGGGAGATATTCCTTTCAATATATGGGGAGATATTCCTTTCAATATGGGGAGATATTCCTTTCAATATATGGGAGATATTCCTTTCAATATATGGGGAGATATTCCTTTCAATATATGGGGAG ATATTCCTTTCAATATATGGGGAGATATTCCTTTCAATATATGGGGAGATATTCCTTTCAATATATGGGGAGATATTCCTTTCAATATATGGGGGGAGATATTCCTTTCAATATATGGGGAGATATTCCTTTCAATATATGGTGAGACATTCCTTTCAATATATGGTGAGACATTCCTTTCAATATATGGAGAGCTATTCCTTTGAATATATTGTGATTTATTCAATATATAAAAGACAATTTCCATGA
- the cdhr5a gene encoding cadherin-related family member 5: MELYNYKGKQQTANILLGSLVLFLLPVLCPAEKLCTVSPDPVSIKENSTVDVLVARITCSDDVQLTITENPVEAFYLRGTDLIAKRGLDFESLPRVDDALWVRVRCNRTGSRSVNVSVEVFIENVNDNPPNFAQSHYLLQVNELTPVNTSVGRIEATDIDSEPLYYRLESATNRYLRLENANTPNILVQNIIDYDSVQKISLVLHVQDTYNVSESGEPSFTAVVTITVNVKDVDNRPPWFQPCVRTNLGIAKLCVSSGYRAKVNLTEKEDGALSLEPGPLYAKDGDRNRSEIINYRILRGNEGSIFQIDEETGNISMAKAADIAGPITLTVLASQVTNRDQFAVTQVTIEVLRKSRNPPRFEKERYEGYIYSNSVPETMILRDRTSNRPFRVRARDEDFATGVNPDMRYEVQYSSYVNVTNEGFVLLKRIVKTESFALQIRAMDLSTGEFGTAALSVLVIPAVAVPLPSGAGYRAGDMALLGLVMAAILVLCFIVIGFLISRLKKGGANLDKITECLAPCLKMTRPQGRPKDTLQYTNDGYQGTEGDALRCRPRHPEPVDKRGRGATVPGDRGRAIPLERRRSDRHCGFCGLYANHHAKPGPACSPAMGGGRGEGGDKDGVRSILAKGEGRKEGSQCGLRRTRMRLGSRWRSSRILWVRRRRLRRRCWTWRRWRRETGACLVRQRSMVGMGTRRAMESLIQLLKRKKRRRVERISGLNSIGRGYLGYRRGYLG, from the exons tctgtacaGTTTCTCCTGACCCTGTATCTATAAAAGAGAACAGCACTGTGGACGTTCTAGTAGCCAGAATCACCTGTAGTGATGATGTTCAGCTGACCATCACGGAGAACCCTGTGGAGGCTTTCTACCTGCGGGGGACGGACCTCATCGCCAAGAGAGGACTGGACTTTGAG TCTCTGCCCCGTGTGGATGATGCTCTGTGGGTCCGGGTGCGCTGCAACAGAACTGGCTCCAGATCA GTGAACGTGTCTGTTGAAGTTTTCATTGAAAATGTGAACGATAATCCTCCAAACTTCGCTCAGAGTCATTACCTTCTCCAGGTGAACGAG ctgaCTCCTGTGAACACTAGTGTTGGTCGGATAGAGGCCACAGACATTGACTCTGAGCCCCTGTACTATCGTTTAGAGTCAGCCACG AACAGGTATCTACGACTGGAGAATGCCAACACCCCCAACATACTGGTACAAAACATCATCGACTACGACTCCGTCCAAAAGATCTCCCTGGTCTTACATGTACAG GATACGTATAACGTTTCTGAGTCCGGCGAGCCTTCGTTCACTGCCGTGGTGACCATCACGGTTAACGTGAAGGACGTTGACAACCGTCCACCGTGGTTCCAGCCCTGTGTCAGAACCAACCTGGGGATAGCCAAACTGTGTGTCAGCTCCGGCTACAGGGCAAAGGTCAACCTCACAGAGAAGGAg GACGGTGCTTTATCTCTGGAGCCTGGTCCGTTATACGCCAAGGATGGAGACAGAAACAGGAGTGAGATCATCAACTACAGGATACTTAGAG GGAATGAAGGCAGCATCTTCCAGATCGATGAGGAGACGGGGAACATCTCCATGGCCAAAGCGGCAGACATAGCAGGCCCAATAACCCTCACTGTCCTG GCCTCCCAGGTTACCAACAGGGACCAGTTTGCGGTGACTCAGGTCACCATCGAGGTGCTGAGGAAGAGCAGGAACCCTCCGCGGTTTGAGAAGGAGCGTTATGAAGGTTACATCTACAGTAACTCAGTTCCAGAGACCATGATCCTACGAGACAGAACCTCCAACAGACCCTTCAGGGTCAGGGCCAGAGACGAGGACTTTGCCACC ggtGTAAACCCAGACATGAGATATGAGGTGCAGTACAGCAGTTATGTCAACGTGACAAACGAAGGGTTTGTTCTTCTCAAGAGGATTGTGAAGACAGAGTCCTTCGCTCTGCAG attCGTGCTATGGACCTGTCTACAGGGGAGTTTGGTACAGCGGCCCTCTCTGTCCTGGTTATACCAG CTGTGGCGGTTCCTTTGCCCTCGGGGGCAGGGTACCGGGCGGGGGACATGGCTCTTCTGGGATTGGtcatggcagccatcttggttcTCTGCTTCATCGTGATTGGCTTCCTGATCTCCCGCCTGAAGAAAGGAGGCGCCAACCTGGATAAGATAACTGAG tgtctggctccATGTCTGAAGATGACAAGGCCCCAAGGGAGACCCAAAGACACCCTGCAGTACACCAATGATGGCTACCAGGGTACCGAGGGTGATGCCTTGCGCTGCAGACCCAGACACCCAGAGCCGGTAGACAAGAGGGGCCGAGGTGCTACTGTACCTGGGGACAGAGGCAGAGCCATCCCCCTGGAGCGACGCCGGAGCGACCGCCACTGTGGCTTCTGCGGCCTGTACGCCAACCACCACGCCAAGCCCGGCCCGGCCTGCAGCCCTGCTAtggggggtgggagaggagaaggaggagacaagGACGGGGTGAGGTCCATCCTCGCcaagggggaaggaaggaaggagggaagtcAGTGTGGTTTAAGGAGAACGAGGATGCGTCTGGGATCGAGGTGGAGATCATCCCGGATACTCTGGGTCAGGAggaggagactgaggaggaggtgttggacatggaggaggtggaggagggagacaggagcaTGTCTAGTCAGACAGAGATCGATGGTGGGCATGGGGACCAGGAGAGCCATGGAGAGTCTGATTCAGCTGCTAAAGAGGAAAAAGAGAAGGAGGGTTGAGAGGATATCTGGGTTAAATTCAATAGGGAGAGGATATCTGGGTTATAGGAGAGGATATCTGGGTTAA